Genomic DNA from Schistosoma haematobium chromosome 1, whole genome shotgun sequence:
CTCATTTTAGTCCATGAAGATATAGAACTTTAGGTCAAAGTGCTTCATTTGTATTAGGAACATGAAAACTCGTCTGACgacaaataaattgtttattacatACTCTAAACATGGTCAAATATCTACCTAAAGTAATAATAACACAGTAAATTTTCACAAATATAGGAGAAACCTAAAGGACcaagaaaataaatcaaatatactacttacattaCTCTGATGCAAAAgactattattttctttttccgATAACTGTCTTGCATATTGCATTAACGATGATGGTTGAAATTCTAAAACACACTTAAACATAAGTATTTATGTACACGTTCATATAGATTTTGATATATGATTTAAATAAGATCAAACTTACCTAAACCTATTATTCTAACTTTTTCATCTAAATAAGCTGAAGAGTTTAATAATGCTAAACAATTTTCTATGCCAATAGGATTTCCTGTCAGATCTATTATTTTGAAACGAGATGTTGTTTTTAATAATATCTCTGTAATGCATGCTGCACCATCATGATCAATACCACAAAATGCAATACCCAAACGCTTTAAACATGGACAACTGATAAGACTTGACTTTAAATCAAATAAACCGGAAGAGCCAATATTTAAATTGCCAGATAATTGTAACGTTGTTAAACGTGTGCAGCGTATTAATCCAGTTGCCAATTTATTCATACTTGATCTGGTTATCATATTTTCTGATAAAAACAGTCGGATTAAACCGCGTTGATTTTCATCTGAATTGAGTATTTCGGATGAAAAACAAGGTGAAGCTAGTGCCTGTGATATAGTTGAACAACCCAAGTCCTTTATATGAAAAGAAGTCAAATATgataaaaaattattgatattatttctaaatctttaTTAATATTTACTCAAAAAGTTATTATTTTGAAAGGAAATGGTTTCACTTAATAGTAAAACACCTCAACTAATGAAGTTCAATATTAAGCTATTAAATAATAGATATGATCTGACGAATACAGCCAGTGCAGTCCGAATCAAAGTAATGAGACTAGAAGTGAGTGAACAGAAGATACTAATGATATATTACATTTTCAATTGACCACCGATTAACATAGATTATTCACAATGTGTATTCCCATTGAATTGGAATGTTTTATTGTTCAATAACCTTTGTTTGTCTTCAGCCTACGTTGTGTCACACAACAGTTACTTGCTTTTAGTGTGTATTTTTTTATCTTTCTTCTTATTATCAGTAAAATTTTCGAATGAAATTTGATAACTTTTACGTAAATTTGATTTCAAGATTTGAAGAAAACTGTTATACAACTTCCCTGACTTTTCACATTTCACAACCATAACATTTGTTTTACCCAGTAGTATTGCATTTTATATTGAAAGACTAAGAGCAATCTGATTTTGTGTATTTagtcaaattttcatttcatccACAACGCATTATTATtacgtattattattaatactattcctTTTAGGCCACTTGAAGCATATC
This window encodes:
- a CDS encoding hypothetical protein (EggNog:ENOG41KOG1908~COG:A) — translated: MITRSSMNKLATGLIRCTRLTTLQLSGNLNIGSSGLFDLKSSLISCPCLKRLGIAFCGIDHDGAACITEILLKTTSRFKIIDLTGNPIGIENCLALLNSSAYLDEKVRIIGLGKFDLI